One region of Sebastes fasciatus isolate fSebFas1 chromosome 1, fSebFas1.pri, whole genome shotgun sequence genomic DNA includes:
- the rbm15b gene encoding putative RNA-binding protein 15B: protein MKRQAGRDSSPSRAVSKRMRERERESSRRGEELPPPPPPPPLAMLLAESSRGYHRRSRSREREKPRLREERAAAALELHHRHELSLLGRPPLRTTSSSSSSSAAATAAVVELPTARPGTLEYKTLLISNLGSQVSDEDVEDALFHEFKKFGDVSVKLSHTPELGRIAYVNFRHPEDAKEARHAKSSRLVLGDRQLKIEPMYVRRRSVTPPDAGYLPLHAPYPYRQRSISPPGPAATNIRDIRARHYALETLGLSRERERLLDYYGMLDERGRPYGFTPMPVVEDLKPEDDQRATSNLFIGNLDGNVTEAELRRGFDKYGIIEEVVIKRPARGQGGAYAFVKFQNLDMAHRAKVAMQGRLMGGNPIKIGYGKANPTTRLWVGGLGPGNSLAALAREFDRFGSIRNIDYVKGDSFAYIQYESLDASQAACTQMRGFPLGGPERRLRVDFAKVEESPARPFPTAYQTPVAAPSHYELLGEAFSRHRSLERELRGARDRSSPPSHGLISQRERDRALLERDYPTSPTRSLERRVGGVEAFGRSGRGARSRSRSRERWLKERDERRNRRRSRSPSTDRVTEEREREREKERERGRSRVRGQGQGQGGVAVSPDASPDRARVRAPDSTTEPRDHTPENGGGRHSANNNNDEDPPSGRHHSKRSSDHLNNHHHRNSEIIVAVSPAIHTDTHTSSSPSTLSEFAQASLSKTWHGFFALKNSSFPTELYMLEGGSAFFNTVMKDTLKLQSQNQPSQLKIAQRLRMDQTRLDEVSRRVKLGRPDGFAILLALQGPIDRQAPAPEPGLQARLLRHLVTYLRNKEAAGVVSLPAAKEGGPGAMLYAFPPGVFSQQYLQAAKRTVGNLDEEHMVIVIVTDTN from the coding sequence agaggagctacctccacctcctcctccacctcctctggcTATGCTGCTGGCGGAGAGCAGCCGGGGATATCACCGCCGGAGCCGCAGCAGAGAGCGCGAGAAGCCGCGGCTCAGAGAGGAGCGTGCGGCCGCCGCCTTGGAGCTCCACCACCGGCACGAGCTCAGCCTCCTCGGTCGTCCTCCGCTCCggaccacctcctcctcctcctcctcctctgctgctgctactgctgctgtggTGGAGCTCCCGACAGCCAGGCCCGGCACTCTGGAGTACAAAACCCTGCTCATCAGCAACCTGGGCTCGCAGGTGTCGGACGAGGACGTGGAGGACGCGCTGTTTCACGAGTTCAAAAAGTTCGGCGACGTCAGCGTGAAGCTGTCGCACACGCCGGAGCTGGGAAGGATCGCGTACGTGAATTTTCGGCATCCTGAGGACGCCAAAGAGGCCAGGCACGCCAAATCCTCCAGGTTGGTGCTTGGTGACCGACAGCTTAAGATTGAGCCCATGTacgtgaggaggaggagtgtgacGCCGCCGGATGCTGGGTATTTACCTCTGCACGCACCGTACCCTTACAGACAGAGGTCTATTTCACCTCCTGGTCCAGCTGCGACTAATATTAGAGACATCAGAGCAAGACACTACGCCCTGGAGACTCTGGGTctcagcagagagagggagaggctgTTGGATTACTATGGTATGCTGGATGAGAGAGGTCGCCCTTATGGCTTCACACCAATGCCAGTGGTGGAGGATTTAAAACCTGAGGATGATCAGAGGGCGACCAGCAACCTTTTCATTGGCAATCTGGATGGTAATGTTACAGAAGCAGAACTGAGGAGGGGGTTCGACAAGTATGGCATCATTGAGGAGGTTGTGATTAAACGCCCGGCTCGTGGACAAGGTGGGGCGTATGCTTTTGTGAAGTTTCAGAACCTGGACATGGCCCACCGAGCCAAGGTGGCCATGCAGGGACGTCTCATGGGAGGCAATCCGATAAAGATTGGCTATGGGAAAGCGAACCCCACCACACGGCTCTGGGTTGGTGGTCTTGGGCCCGGGAACTCCCTCGCCGCCTTGGCTCGGGAGTTTGACCGCTTTGGAAGCATAAGGAATATCGACTATGTTAAGGGAGATAGTTTTGCTTACATTCAGTATGAAAGTTTGGACGCTTCCCAAGCTGCCTGCACCCAGATGAGGGGGTTCCCTTTAGGTGGCCCCGAGCGGCGTCTGAGGGTGGACTTTGCTAAAGTTGAGGAGAGCCCCGCTCGGCCATTTCCTACTGCTTACCAGACCCCTGTCGCAGCCCCCTCCCACTATGAGCTCCTCGGGGAGGCTTTCAGCCGCCATCGCAGCCTGGAGCGAGAGCTGAGGGGAGCCAGGGACCGCTCGTCACCGCCCTCCCACGGCCTCATCtcccagagggagagagacagggcCCTGCTGGAGAGAGACTACCCAACCAGCCCCACCCGTAGCCTGGAGAGGAGAGTGGGAGGTGTGGAGGCGTTTGGGAGGAGCGGGAGAGGAGCGAGGAGCCGCAGCAGGAGCAGGGAGCGGTGGCTGAAGgagagggatgagaggaggaacaggaggaggagcaggagtccGTCCACTGACAGGGtgacagaggagagggagagagagagggagaaggagagggagagggggaggtcGAGGGTTCGGGGTCAGGGTCAAGGTCAGGGAGGGGTGGCTGTCTCTCCGGATGCGAGCCCAGATCGAGCGCGGGTTCGAGCTCCCGACTCCACCACAGAGCCGAGAGACCACACCCCTGAGAATGGAGGGGGGCGACACtctgccaacaacaacaacgacgaaGATCCACCATCCGGCCGCCACCACAGCAAGAGGTCCAGCGATCACCTCAACAATCATCACCATCGAAACAGCGAGATCATCGTCGCCGTCTCTCCCGCGATCCACACAGACAcccacacctcctcctctcccagcACGTTGTCAGAGTTCGCCCAGGCCTCGCTCTCCAAAACGTGGCACGGCTTCTTCGCTCTGAAGAACAGCAGCTTCCCCACGGAGCTGTACATGCTGGAGGGGGGCTCCGCATTCTTCAACACGGTGATGAAGGACACCCTGAAGCTGCAGAGCCAGAACCAGCCCAGCCAGCTTAAGATCGCCCAGAGGCTCCGCATGGACCAGACCCGACTTGACGAGGTGTCGCGCCGCGTCAAACTCGGGCGGCCTGACGGGTTTGCTATCCTGTTGGCTCTACAGGGCCCAATCGACCGCCAGGCCCCTGCCCCCGAGCCGGGGCTGCAGGCTCGCCTGCTCCGCCACCTGGTGACCTACCTGCGGAACAAGGAGGCAGCCGGAGTCGTGAGCCTGCCCGCCGCGAAAGAGGGGGGGCCTGGGGCGATGCTGTACGCCTTCCCTCCTGGTGTGTTCTCACAACAATACCTGCAGGCCGCCAAAAGGACTGTGGGTAATCTGGACGAGGAGCACATGGTTATTGTGATCGTCACTGACACTAATTGA